Proteins encoded in a region of the Leifsonia sp. PS1209 genome:
- a CDS encoding DUF1697 domain-containing protein — MHGVGLVRGINVGASTRVAKGDLAAAFTEAGFERVSTFLQSGNVVFDAAAAPSAAQAAAVERAIEKRSGVSARVILLTEKAFRTVAAANPLLDAGDDHSKLMVTFLDHPVPPALRVPDADRIAPEVVSVGERAVYQWCPLGVSKSKLTHAFWREVGPVATGRNWRTVLRLIEELDARS; from the coding sequence ATGCACGGGGTCGGGCTGGTCCGCGGGATCAACGTCGGCGCATCCACGCGGGTGGCGAAGGGCGACCTGGCCGCGGCGTTCACGGAGGCCGGGTTCGAGCGCGTCTCGACCTTCCTGCAGTCGGGGAACGTCGTGTTCGACGCCGCAGCCGCCCCGTCGGCCGCACAGGCCGCGGCCGTCGAGAGGGCCATCGAGAAGCGCTCCGGCGTCTCCGCCCGCGTGATCCTGCTGACCGAGAAGGCGTTCCGCACCGTCGCGGCGGCGAACCCGCTGCTCGACGCCGGCGATGATCACTCGAAGCTGATGGTCACCTTTCTCGACCATCCCGTGCCGCCCGCGCTCCGCGTTCCCGACGCGGACAGGATCGCTCCGGAGGTCGTCAGCGTCGGTGAACGCGCCGTGTACCAGTGGTGCCCGCTCGGCGTCTCGAAGTCGAAGCTCACTCACGCGTTCTGGCGCGAGGTCGGACCGGTGGCGACCGGGCGCAACTGGCGCACGGTGCTCCGCCTGATCGAGGAGCTGGATGCGCGAAGCTGA
- a CDS encoding DUF6412 domain-containing protein, with product MLTFFELLGRVFAASLDGVLAASTPASIIALAGMAGAIGLVAVVAAAGLTSVAALAASLRIRARLERPIEPADKSAMLRQSDPDADGRPRPRAPGLSLRTA from the coding sequence ATGCTGACGTTCTTCGAGCTGCTGGGGCGGGTCTTCGCCGCGTCGCTCGACGGCGTGCTCGCCGCATCCACGCCGGCCAGCATCATCGCTCTCGCCGGTATGGCCGGTGCGATCGGACTCGTCGCGGTCGTCGCGGCCGCCGGGCTCACGTCGGTGGCAGCACTGGCGGCGTCGCTGCGCATCCGGGCCCGGCTCGAACGGCCCATCGAACCGGCGGACAAGAGCGCCATGCTCCGCCAGTCCGATCCGGATGCCGACGGCCGCCCGCGCCCGCGAGCGCCCGGTCTCTCCCTGCGGACCGCGTAG
- a CDS encoding MDR family MFS transporter — translation MSQTALHQETAGAMPDGAPKKKAILLVFAGLMVTMLLASLDQTIFSTALPTIVGELNGVEHMLWVTTAYILASTIMMPVYGKLGDLMGRKGLFIIAIGLFMAGSVVGGLAGDMGWLIVGRAVQGLGGGGLMILSNAIIADVVPARERGKYMGIMGGVFALSSVAGPLLGGWFTESIGWRWAFWMNIPLGILAIASAVAFLRLPKNTAGKPRIDVAGMGLLAIASTCLVLLTTWGGTTYAWDSPVIVSLVVGTVAAGIAFVFVEKAAAEPIMPLALFKDRNFNLTTIAGLIIGIAMFGALAYLPTYLQMVTGANATEAGFLMIPMMAALLITSIVSGQLVSRTGRYKWLPIAGTVIVGVALVLLSTMTPTLPVWVLCSYLAVMGIGLGMSMQILILIVQNAFPVSQVGTATAANNYFRQIGASLGSAIVGSLFASRLTELLTERMPAGGQAAGGGTNSLTPAIVKSLPAPIRDVIVGSYNDALTPVFLYMVPLLLVAVVLLCFVKEKPLATTIERDVVATTAQIDGSTHPTLDAEAASQQAVASDTAQPAEDDELDGTLLRS, via the coding sequence ATGAGTCAGACAGCACTCCACCAGGAGACCGCGGGCGCGATGCCCGACGGGGCTCCGAAGAAGAAGGCGATCCTCCTCGTCTTCGCCGGCCTCATGGTCACGATGCTCCTCGCATCCCTCGACCAGACGATCTTCTCCACGGCCCTCCCGACGATCGTCGGCGAGCTGAACGGCGTCGAGCACATGCTGTGGGTGACCACGGCATACATCCTGGCGTCCACGATCATGATGCCGGTCTACGGCAAGCTCGGCGACCTGATGGGCCGCAAGGGCCTGTTCATCATCGCCATCGGGCTGTTCATGGCCGGCTCGGTCGTCGGCGGCCTTGCGGGCGACATGGGCTGGCTGATCGTCGGCCGTGCCGTGCAGGGTCTCGGTGGCGGCGGACTGATGATCCTCTCCAACGCGATCATCGCCGACGTCGTCCCCGCCCGCGAGCGCGGCAAGTACATGGGCATCATGGGCGGCGTCTTCGCCCTCTCATCCGTCGCTGGCCCGCTGCTCGGCGGCTGGTTCACCGAGAGCATCGGCTGGCGCTGGGCGTTCTGGATGAACATCCCGCTCGGCATCCTGGCCATCGCGTCCGCCGTCGCCTTCCTCCGCCTGCCGAAGAACACCGCAGGCAAGCCGCGCATCGACGTGGCCGGGATGGGGCTGCTCGCCATCGCATCCACCTGCCTGGTGCTGCTGACCACCTGGGGCGGCACGACGTACGCCTGGGATTCGCCCGTGATCGTCTCGCTGGTCGTGGGAACGGTCGCGGCGGGCATCGCCTTCGTCTTCGTCGAGAAGGCGGCGGCGGAGCCGATCATGCCGCTGGCGCTGTTCAAGGACCGCAACTTCAACCTGACCACGATCGCCGGTCTGATCATCGGCATCGCGATGTTCGGCGCCCTCGCCTACCTGCCCACCTACCTGCAGATGGTCACCGGGGCGAACGCCACCGAGGCCGGCTTCCTGATGATCCCGATGATGGCCGCGCTGCTCATCACCTCGATCGTCTCCGGGCAGCTGGTCAGCAGGACTGGACGGTACAAGTGGCTGCCGATCGCGGGAACGGTGATCGTCGGCGTCGCCCTGGTGCTGCTGTCGACCATGACCCCGACCCTGCCGGTGTGGGTGCTCTGCAGCTACCTGGCCGTCATGGGAATCGGGCTCGGGATGAGCATGCAGATCCTGATCCTCATCGTGCAGAACGCGTTCCCGGTGTCCCAGGTCGGCACGGCGACGGCGGCGAACAACTACTTCCGTCAGATCGGAGCCTCGCTCGGCTCCGCGATCGTCGGCAGCCTGTTCGCGTCGCGCCTCACCGAACTGCTCACCGAGCGGATGCCGGCAGGAGGCCAGGCGGCGGGCGGCGGGACCAACTCGCTCACCCCCGCGATCGTCAAGAGCCTGCCTGCGCCGATCCGCGACGTGATCGTCGGGTCGTACAACGATGCGCTCACCCCGGTGTTCCTCTACATGGTCCCGCTGCTGCTCGTCGCGGTCGTGCTGCTCTGCTTCGTCAAGGAGAAGCCGCTGGCCACCACCATCGAGCGCGATGTGGTCGCGACGACCGCCCAGATCGACGGTTCGACGCATCCGACACTGGATGCGGAAGCGGCCTCCCAGCAGGCGGTTGCGTCCGACACGGCGCAGCCCGCCGAGGACGACGAGCTGGACGGAACGCTCCTCAGGAGCTGA
- a CDS encoding aldo/keto reductase family protein — protein sequence MEFRYLGNSGLKISEIIYGNWLTHGSQVENDIATQSVRAALDAGITTFDTADAYANTAAEKVLGDALKAERRASLEIFTKVYWPTGPKGHNDVGLSRKHIFESIDGSLERLGTDYVDLYQAHRYDYETPLEETMQAFADVVRAGKALYIGVSEWNAEQLRAGAALAKELNFQLISNQPQYSMLWRVIEGKVVPASAELGISQIVWSPVAQGVLTGKYQPGGEVPEGSRAADSKGGANAIKSFMNDDVLTAVQRLRPIADELGITMAQLAVAWVLQNPNVAGAIVGASKPEQVASNAAAAGIRLSGDVLARIDEAVGDVAVTDPAETVSPAQRPA from the coding sequence ATGGAATTCAGGTACCTCGGCAACAGCGGACTCAAGATCTCCGAGATCATCTACGGCAACTGGCTCACCCACGGCTCCCAGGTGGAGAACGACATCGCGACGCAGAGCGTCCGTGCAGCACTGGATGCGGGCATCACCACCTTCGACACCGCGGATGCGTACGCGAACACGGCGGCGGAGAAGGTCCTCGGCGACGCGCTCAAGGCCGAGCGCCGCGCCTCCCTCGAGATCTTCACGAAGGTCTACTGGCCCACCGGCCCCAAGGGCCACAACGACGTCGGGCTCTCCCGCAAGCACATCTTCGAGTCGATCGACGGCTCCCTGGAGCGTCTCGGCACCGACTACGTCGACCTCTACCAGGCGCACCGGTACGACTACGAGACGCCGCTCGAGGAGACGATGCAGGCGTTCGCCGATGTCGTGCGCGCCGGAAAGGCGCTCTACATCGGCGTCTCCGAATGGAACGCGGAGCAGCTGCGCGCCGGTGCGGCGCTGGCGAAGGAGCTGAACTTCCAGCTGATCTCCAACCAGCCGCAGTACTCGATGCTGTGGCGGGTCATCGAGGGCAAGGTCGTCCCGGCCTCCGCCGAGCTCGGCATCTCGCAGATCGTCTGGTCGCCGGTGGCGCAGGGCGTGCTGACCGGCAAGTACCAGCCGGGCGGAGAGGTGCCGGAGGGCAGCCGCGCCGCGGACAGCAAGGGCGGCGCGAACGCGATCAAGTCGTTCATGAACGACGACGTGCTCACCGCCGTGCAGCGTCTCCGCCCGATCGCCGACGAGCTCGGCATCACGATGGCGCAGCTCGCCGTCGCCTGGGTGCTGCAGAACCCGAACGTGGCGGGCGCCATCGTCGGAGCATCCAAGCCGGAGCAGGTCGCCTCCAACGCCGCCGCAGCGGGCATCCGCCTCTCCGGCGACGTGCTCGCCCGCATCGACGAGGCCGTCGGCGACGTGGCCGTCACCGACCCGGCAGAGACCGTCTCCCCCGCTCAGCGCCCCGCCTGA
- a CDS encoding YidC/Oxa1 family membrane protein insertase — protein sequence MDIFSFGPIAAVLDATYALVTGLSGALAPVAGTLSGLLAVVALTVIVRALLIPVGMSQVRAEYNRRRLAPHIAELQRKHGKDRELLARKTMELYQSEKVSPFAGMLPLLAQLPVISLVYAVFTHPAISGHANELLGEHVFGAPLGTSFVGLTSAGAEVWPAMLVYLVVLGLIAIVTTVSRRVLTLPQPEGAATPGSGGLLRALSFLPYVTVVFAAFVPLAAAVYILTSTAWTVAERFTLRRLLDPERHRPDGRIEPSAAR from the coding sequence GTGGACATCTTCTCCTTCGGCCCCATCGCGGCCGTCCTCGACGCGACATACGCTCTCGTCACCGGCCTGTCCGGCGCTCTCGCGCCGGTCGCAGGCACTCTCAGCGGCCTGCTGGCCGTCGTCGCCCTCACCGTGATCGTCCGCGCGCTCCTCATCCCGGTCGGGATGAGTCAGGTGCGCGCCGAGTACAACCGCCGCCGTCTGGCGCCGCACATCGCCGAGCTGCAACGCAAACATGGAAAGGACCGCGAGCTGCTCGCCAGGAAGACGATGGAGCTCTACCAGTCGGAGAAGGTCTCTCCGTTCGCGGGGATGCTCCCGCTGCTCGCGCAGCTTCCGGTGATCTCGCTGGTCTACGCGGTGTTCACCCATCCGGCGATCTCCGGTCACGCCAACGAGCTGCTCGGCGAGCACGTCTTCGGCGCGCCGCTCGGCACGAGTTTCGTCGGCCTGACCAGTGCCGGAGCGGAGGTGTGGCCCGCGATGCTGGTCTACCTCGTCGTGCTCGGGCTGATCGCGATCGTCACCACCGTGTCGAGGAGGGTGCTCACGCTCCCGCAGCCGGAGGGCGCCGCCACGCCCGGTTCCGGCGGCCTGCTGCGCGCGCTGTCGTTCCTGCCGTACGTGACCGTGGTGTTCGCGGCGTTCGTGCCGCTCGCCGCCGCTGTCTACATCCTGACCTCGACGGCATGGACCGTCGCGGAGCGGTTCACGTTGCGTCGTCTCCTCGACCCGGAGCGGCACCGTCCGGATGGGCGGATCGAGCCGTCCGCCGCCCGCTGA
- a CDS encoding TetR/AcrR family transcriptional regulator has product MTSETLGLRERKRLETRAQLERATVLLVAEVGLENATVDAICARVPVSPRTFFNYFDSKEDAILGMRDLPIDDAFLDQHRAATAGLPVVEQVIGLLLHVMGPAIGDTELHAARMAIVKEHPELLRRQFAQMTRMGEQLVAGVSLFLTNDPAFSALPDAERDSLAELILPLCGGAIRAAVKEWVADGSVRDTAELQRRAVELAGKVITALA; this is encoded by the coding sequence GTGACATCGGAAACCCTCGGACTGCGCGAGCGCAAACGCCTGGAGACACGGGCGCAGCTCGAACGCGCCACCGTACTGCTGGTGGCAGAGGTCGGACTCGAGAACGCCACGGTCGACGCGATCTGCGCCCGTGTGCCCGTCTCGCCCCGCACCTTCTTCAACTACTTCGACAGCAAAGAGGACGCCATCCTCGGGATGCGCGACCTGCCCATCGACGACGCCTTCCTCGACCAGCACAGGGCGGCCACCGCCGGGCTGCCGGTCGTCGAACAGGTGATCGGCCTGCTGCTGCACGTGATGGGCCCGGCGATCGGAGACACCGAGCTGCACGCGGCCAGGATGGCGATCGTCAAGGAGCATCCGGAACTCCTGCGCCGACAGTTCGCCCAGATGACACGGATGGGGGAGCAGCTCGTCGCGGGCGTCTCCCTCTTCCTCACGAACGATCCTGCGTTCTCCGCCCTCCCGGACGCCGAACGCGACTCGCTCGCCGAGCTGATCCTCCCGCTCTGCGGCGGCGCCATCCGCGCTGCCGTCAAAGAGTGGGTCGCCGACGGCTCCGTGCGCGACACAGCAGAACTTCAGAGGCGGGCCGTCGAGCTCGCCGGAAAGGTGATCACGGCACTCGCATGA
- a CDS encoding SDR family oxidoreductase: protein MTRVVIVGAHGKVAQQLMRVLYDNGDDFVGIVRNEEHADDVYRLGGEGVLLDIEKATPEQLSTAFAGSDAVVFAAGAGAGSGIERKRTVDYEGSVKSMQGAVLAGIRRFVQVSAWGVDAPLPDDTEPVWRAYVEAKRDADAVLRESGLDWTILRPGGLTTEEGTGLVTIGDSVERGSIPREDVARLISACIDEPGTIGHVWEAVSGSTPIDDAVRALVASS from the coding sequence ATGACTCGTGTTGTGATCGTCGGTGCCCACGGAAAAGTCGCCCAGCAGTTGATGCGGGTGCTCTATGACAACGGTGACGACTTCGTCGGCATCGTCCGGAATGAGGAGCACGCGGACGACGTGTACCGCCTGGGCGGAGAGGGCGTGCTGCTCGACATCGAGAAGGCGACGCCCGAGCAGCTCTCCACGGCGTTCGCAGGGTCGGACGCCGTGGTGTTCGCCGCCGGTGCCGGCGCGGGCTCCGGCATCGAGCGCAAGCGGACGGTCGACTACGAAGGCTCCGTGAAGTCGATGCAGGGCGCCGTGCTCGCGGGCATCCGCCGCTTCGTGCAGGTCTCCGCCTGGGGCGTCGACGCGCCGCTGCCGGACGACACCGAGCCGGTCTGGCGCGCATACGTCGAGGCGAAGCGGGATGCGGACGCCGTGCTCCGCGAATCCGGGCTCGACTGGACCATCCTGCGCCCGGGCGGCCTCACCACCGAGGAGGGCACGGGGCTCGTGACCATCGGGGACAGCGTCGAGCGAGGCAGCATCCCGCGCGAGGACGTCGCCCGGCTGATCAGCGCCTGCATCGACGAGCCGGGCACCATCGGGCACGTCTGGGAGGCCGTCTCCGGCAGCACGCCGATCGACGACGCGGTGCGCGCGCTGGTCGCCTCGTCGTAG